One region of Priestia megaterium genomic DNA includes:
- a CDS encoding EAL domain-containing protein yields MGCDACLPIRTGYTVSFQQSRDVKKLEKYFKDISQNQWKTLGEDMIWMREDIFWSFMDYVHQHLDPRHVWAVEAKQRSPFENLRRMEPITAFQKMKDALWIDELIEDKRICSYYQPIVSVNHERVHIVGHEILSRGLEEDGSIIPPFKMFEAAQIRNKTFALDRACRLEAVKNASIIDHQLIFINFIPTAIYNPEHCLASTFTLIKELNIKPEQIVFEVIETEDVQDIEHLKNILNYYRSHGFKYALDDVGVGYNTLNRLLEVEPDVVKLAFEFTNGVSKNEKQKKVAQEMLAITHKMGAQALAEGVETEEDLKCLIEMGYDLFQGYYFAKPNPKPLKEIHSIYV; encoded by the coding sequence ATGGGGTGCGACGCGTGTCTGCCAATTAGGACAGGATATACGGTTTCTTTTCAGCAATCAAGGGATGTGAAGAAATTGGAAAAATACTTTAAAGATATTTCTCAAAACCAATGGAAGACTCTTGGAGAAGATATGATCTGGATGAGGGAAGATATCTTTTGGAGTTTTATGGATTATGTTCATCAGCATCTAGACCCTCGGCATGTGTGGGCTGTAGAAGCCAAGCAGCGGAGCCCGTTTGAAAACCTGCGGCGTATGGAGCCAATCACCGCTTTCCAAAAAATGAAAGATGCCTTGTGGATTGATGAGCTGATTGAAGACAAGCGAATTTGCTCGTATTATCAGCCGATTGTATCGGTTAATCATGAACGCGTGCATATCGTTGGCCACGAAATTTTATCAAGAGGATTAGAAGAAGACGGAAGTATTATACCTCCTTTTAAAATGTTTGAAGCTGCTCAAATAAGAAATAAAACCTTCGCTCTTGACCGAGCCTGCCGCTTAGAAGCTGTAAAAAATGCTAGTATTATTGATCATCAGCTGATTTTTATTAACTTTATTCCTACAGCAATATATAATCCTGAGCATTGCTTAGCATCTACATTTACATTAATTAAAGAATTGAATATAAAGCCCGAGCAAATTGTGTTTGAAGTGATTGAAACGGAGGATGTTCAAGATATTGAGCATTTAAAAAACATTTTGAATTATTATCGCTCCCACGGATTTAAATATGCTTTAGATGACGTAGGAGTTGGCTATAATACGCTGAATCGGCTTTTAGAAGTGGAGCCTGACGTCGTGAAATTGGCATTTGAATTCACAAACGGAGTCAGTAAGAATGAGAAACAGAAAAAAGTGGCCCAAGAGATGTTAGCTATCACCCATAAAATGGGGGCACAGGCTCTTGCAGAAGGGGTAGAAACAGAAGAAGATTTAAAATGCCTGATAGAGATGGGTTATGATTTGTTTCAAGGGTATTATTTTGCAAAGCCTAATCCTAAACCGTTAAAAGAGATTCATTCTATTTACGTTTAG
- a CDS encoding iron-containing alcohol dehydrogenase: protein MNIFLQHNPTKLYFGKNQITKLSQELASYTKQVNVLLVYGGGSIKQNGVYDEVKAELQSIDAVVHELSGVEPNPRLTTVAKGVDICKKENIDFLLAVGGGSVIDCTKAIAAGAVYEGNTWDLITRKVEITGALPFGTVLTLAATGSEMNSTSVITNWETKEKLGWTSSHVFPVFSILDPAYTFSVPRDQTVYGIVDSMSHALEHYFHRTENTPMIDGFIESLLRTAVQEGPKLLTNLTSYQYRETMMYISTTAFNGSLANGTDGGDWATHRIEHALSAVYDIPHGGGLAILFPNWLEHVLKEDPSRVKQLAVNVFGINPEGKSDEETAMEGAKALRTFWNDLGAPNSLRDYDIDDSEFDAIVEKTFVKPGVGTYKELDYATVRDILERSK from the coding sequence ATGAATATATTTTTGCAGCACAATCCTACCAAATTATACTTTGGAAAAAATCAAATTACGAAGCTATCGCAAGAGCTTGCTTCTTACACTAAACAAGTAAACGTTCTGTTAGTATACGGAGGAGGAAGCATCAAACAAAATGGCGTATACGACGAAGTGAAAGCTGAACTTCAGTCTATTGACGCGGTTGTTCACGAGCTGTCTGGTGTAGAACCGAACCCTCGTTTGACTACGGTAGCTAAAGGCGTTGACATATGTAAAAAAGAAAACATTGATTTTCTCTTAGCCGTTGGGGGGGGAAGCGTGATCGATTGTACAAAAGCTATCGCAGCTGGAGCCGTGTATGAAGGGAATACATGGGACTTAATTACACGCAAAGTAGAGATTACAGGTGCTCTTCCTTTTGGAACGGTCTTAACACTTGCGGCAACAGGATCTGAAATGAATTCAACTTCTGTTATTACAAATTGGGAAACAAAAGAAAAGCTAGGTTGGACGTCTTCTCATGTATTTCCCGTCTTTTCTATCTTAGATCCGGCGTACACGTTTTCAGTGCCGCGCGACCAAACAGTCTATGGAATTGTTGATAGTATGTCGCATGCGCTTGAACACTATTTTCACCGCACAGAAAATACGCCAATGATCGACGGCTTTATTGAATCATTGCTAAGAACAGCTGTACAAGAAGGTCCTAAGCTTCTTACAAACCTGACTTCTTATCAGTATCGTGAAACAATGATGTATATCAGCACGACGGCTTTTAACGGAAGCTTAGCAAACGGAACGGATGGAGGAGACTGGGCTACTCATCGTATTGAACATGCTCTGTCGGCCGTGTATGATATTCCCCACGGAGGCGGCCTTGCTATCTTGTTCCCTAATTGGCTGGAGCATGTGCTAAAAGAAGATCCTTCTCGTGTAAAACAACTGGCTGTAAACGTATTTGGCATCAACCCAGAAGGAAAAAGCGATGAAGAAACAGCAATGGAAGGTGCAAAAGCGCTTCGCACTTTCTGGAATGACTTAGGAGCCCCGAACAGCTTGCGTGACTATGATATTGATGACTCTGAATTTGATGCGATTGTTGAAAAGACCTTTGTAAAACCAGGTGTTGGTACTTATAAAGAGCTTGATTATGCAACCGTTCGAGATATTCTAGAAAGATCCAAATAA
- a CDS encoding LysR family transcriptional regulator has protein sequence MDINYLYTFKEVAKWGSYTRTGEELGYAQSSVTTHIKKLEDHYGQKLFERTGQKMKLTQPGEELLYYVNQVTELLNEAKERLTTNEDARGTVSIGTVESLAAYFITPYIRELKKQHPSLKIMLEAGLCPNLTQGIIDGKYDVAVLLDRLQTSSSLQVIPIRKENMVMIASPSHFFSEKNNVVMEEFEGETIILTESGCPYRTLLEEMMRSRGIHMQSVISFSSLEAIKQCVADNLGIALVPEIAVKQEIENGKLIKIPFDHEEFYLYSQLIFKKKKWLTAPIQHFISLVQEGYQKY, from the coding sequence ATGGATATTAACTATTTATATACATTTAAAGAAGTAGCGAAGTGGGGGAGCTATACACGAACGGGCGAGGAATTAGGGTATGCTCAGTCAAGCGTTACCACTCATATAAAAAAATTAGAGGATCATTACGGTCAAAAACTATTTGAACGAACAGGACAAAAAATGAAGCTGACTCAGCCTGGTGAAGAATTGCTTTATTATGTGAATCAAGTAACCGAGTTATTAAATGAAGCAAAAGAGCGCCTTACTACGAATGAAGATGCTAGAGGAACAGTTTCAATAGGAACCGTGGAGTCGCTGGCCGCTTATTTTATTACACCGTATATTCGTGAATTAAAAAAGCAGCACCCTTCTCTAAAGATTATGCTAGAAGCGGGTTTATGTCCAAATTTAACACAAGGGATTATTGACGGAAAGTATGACGTAGCCGTTTTGCTTGATCGCCTTCAAACATCTTCAAGCTTACAAGTGATTCCTATTCGAAAAGAAAACATGGTTATGATTGCTTCGCCTTCTCATTTTTTTAGTGAAAAAAACAACGTTGTAATGGAAGAGTTTGAAGGAGAAACCATCATTTTAACCGAGAGCGGCTGCCCTTATCGTACGCTTTTAGAAGAGATGATGCGCAGCAGGGGTATTCATATGCAATCGGTGATTTCATTTAGCAGTCTTGAAGCAATTAAACAGTGCGTAGCGGATAATTTAGGTATTGCTCTTGTGCCAGAAATAGCGGTAAAACAAGAGATTGAAAATGGAAAACTGATTAAAATCCCGTTTGACCATGAAGAATTTTATCTTTATTCACAGCTCATATTCAAAAAGAAAAAATGGCTGACGGCACCCATTCAACACTTCATTTCACTTGTACAAGAAGGTTATCAAAAATATTGA
- a CDS encoding DMT family transporter, translating to MKKGWLEWILLSVALIWGANYTIGKFGVAHMSSIQFSALRFIMVAPILLLITGIVERGIRIEKKDWGRLIAVSIVGVTLYQTLFMVSVKYTTATNASLLISMSPIFTGILAILYKHEAFSLKTQLGSVLAFFGAAFVLLFGHSSHALSQLAWFGNIMGIVAAVAWGWYPILAKPLVVKYSALRVTAWSALIGAIPLTVYCLFTYQTLIWPTDVGSWSSLAYSVLFVTVYGLVMWYVGIGKIGSTKVMVYMYVIPLFAVVFAAVAIGETINSMQLLGGLIIFSGLYIVKKSPAPKTALKLKKAN from the coding sequence ATGAAAAAAGGCTGGCTGGAATGGATATTATTATCCGTTGCGTTAATTTGGGGAGCCAATTATACAATCGGAAAATTTGGAGTTGCTCATATGTCTTCCATTCAATTTAGCGCGCTGCGTTTTATAATGGTTGCTCCTATTCTTTTACTTATTACAGGAATAGTAGAGCGAGGCATTCGGATCGAAAAAAAAGACTGGGGACGTTTAATAGCGGTCAGCATAGTAGGCGTTACACTCTATCAAACGCTGTTTATGGTATCCGTTAAGTATACGACAGCTACAAATGCTTCTTTACTTATTTCGATGTCTCCTATTTTCACAGGAATCTTAGCTATCTTATATAAGCATGAAGCTTTTTCATTAAAAACACAGCTAGGCTCTGTGCTTGCTTTTTTCGGGGCTGCGTTTGTACTGCTGTTTGGTCACTCTAGTCATGCGCTGTCGCAGCTTGCATGGTTCGGAAATATCATGGGGATTGTAGCGGCCGTTGCGTGGGGCTGGTATCCGATTTTAGCAAAACCTTTAGTCGTAAAATATTCTGCTTTGCGCGTGACTGCCTGGTCTGCTTTGATCGGAGCTATTCCTCTTACTGTCTACTGTCTTTTCACCTATCAAACGCTTATCTGGCCAACAGATGTAGGCAGCTGGAGCTCTTTGGCATACTCTGTTTTGTTCGTGACGGTGTACGGACTAGTAATGTGGTATGTAGGAATTGGAAAAATTGGATCTACAAAAGTAATGGTTTACATGTATGTTATTCCTTTATTTGCCGTTGTTTTTGCTGCTGTAGCCATTGGAGAAACCATCAATTCCATGCAGCTGCTTGGAGGACTTATTATTTTTAGCGGTTTGTATATTGTTAAAAAAAGCCCTGCTCCTAAAACAGCTCTCAAACTTAAAAAAGCAAACTAA
- a CDS encoding GNAT family N-acetyltransferase produces the protein MKIIRLTYLMEQDIKELLMESQQEGFVFLTKLIAEYKNAQNVFNKTGERLWGVYGEQNELIAVAALNQDPYSKCANVGRVRRFYVSAQFRRKGIGKRLLKEIIHYAENYYDSLVLYTDTEEAKLFYERTGFKRVYNQYKITHEYSLKRV, from the coding sequence ATGAAAATCATCAGGCTAACGTATCTTATGGAGCAGGATATAAAAGAACTGCTAATGGAAAGTCAGCAGGAAGGTTTTGTCTTTCTTACAAAGCTAATAGCAGAATATAAAAATGCTCAAAACGTATTTAACAAAACAGGAGAAAGGCTGTGGGGAGTTTACGGTGAACAAAACGAATTAATAGCCGTAGCGGCCCTTAATCAAGACCCTTACAGTAAGTGTGCTAACGTTGGAAGAGTAAGAAGATTTTATGTTTCAGCTCAGTTTCGCAGAAAGGGTATAGGTAAACGACTTTTAAAAGAAATTATTCACTATGCAGAGAACTACTACGACAGCCTCGTTCTTTATACAGATACTGAGGAAGCGAAGTTATTTTATGAACGAACCGGTTTTAAACGCGTATATAATCAATATAAAATTACTCATGAATACAGTTTAAAAAGAGTCTAG
- a CDS encoding MFS transporter has product MTQRFYFLAASQVTTNLGFVLYTMALTSYINQNTGSTALASMITMTSLLARLLSGLSVPLLADTYKSIHIMRAVQVMQIGMLAGLYMLLTQEFTVTVLAMCFVIVGIISFFNGFFTIFKTSVVRSLVSDSQRMQANSLLSTIDQTFLFAGWSLGGFVLSLTGFTYSLCITAGLLLFSFVCLLFIKEAHRYKQPEKRSVAKLMEGWRFLWVHKRIRALVIMDITESLVGTIWIGAITLSFVKEVLGKGEVWWGYINGAYYFGSIVGGIIVYRMSSMVKGRLLLLMFAGSIGYAVLTGFYGLVTNPYLALALLVMMGPAYQLRDAAQETIYQNACSSSVFPKVIAAKSTLVQGAFILSIAFVGTVADFFGVRFVYLFSSFILLLTALTGIAVLVHNKHSIETKSSAERRGNI; this is encoded by the coding sequence TTGACTCAGCGTTTTTATTTTTTAGCAGCAAGTCAAGTAACCACAAATTTAGGTTTTGTTCTTTATACAATGGCCCTGACTTCCTATATAAATCAAAACACCGGTTCAACAGCTCTTGCATCAATGATTACGATGACGAGCTTACTTGCTCGCCTCCTTAGTGGTCTTAGCGTACCTTTACTAGCCGATACATATAAATCTATTCATATTATGCGGGCTGTACAGGTTATGCAAATAGGAATGCTCGCTGGATTGTATATGCTACTCACACAAGAATTTACAGTCACAGTACTAGCGATGTGTTTTGTCATTGTTGGGATCATTTCTTTTTTTAACGGTTTTTTTACTATTTTTAAAACGTCGGTTGTCCGTAGCTTAGTAAGTGATAGTCAAAGAATGCAGGCCAATAGTTTGCTTTCAACAATTGACCAAACCTTTCTATTTGCAGGGTGGTCCCTTGGTGGTTTCGTTTTGTCTTTAACAGGATTCACTTATTCTTTATGTATAACGGCAGGTCTTTTATTGTTCTCGTTTGTTTGCTTGCTGTTTATAAAAGAAGCTCATAGATACAAGCAGCCAGAAAAGCGAAGCGTGGCAAAGCTAATGGAAGGATGGCGCTTTTTATGGGTACATAAACGCATCAGAGCACTCGTTATAATGGACATAACTGAATCACTCGTTGGAACCATTTGGATTGGGGCTATTACTCTTTCTTTTGTGAAAGAAGTGCTTGGAAAAGGAGAAGTATGGTGGGGATATATAAACGGTGCGTATTATTTTGGAAGCATAGTCGGAGGAATTATTGTGTACCGAATGTCTTCTATGGTAAAAGGAAGGCTTTTGCTTCTTATGTTCGCAGGCTCAATTGGTTATGCTGTTTTAACCGGTTTTTACGGCTTAGTAACGAACCCGTATTTAGCTTTAGCACTTTTGGTAATGATGGGTCCTGCCTATCAGCTTCGAGACGCAGCGCAGGAAACCATTTATCAAAATGCCTGCAGCAGTTCGGTATTTCCTAAAGTAATAGCGGCAAAATCAACTCTTGTACAGGGTGCGTTTATTCTTTCTATCGCGTTTGTAGGGACAGTAGCGGACTTCTTTGGGGTGAGGTTTGTATATCTATTTTCAAGCTTCATATTGCTGTTAACGGCTCTAACAGGTATCGCCGTATTAGTGCATAATAAGCATTCTATCGAAACAAAATCATCTGCTGAACGGAGAGGGAATATATGA
- a CDS encoding glyoxalase, with protein MMINQAVLYTHLLDEMKAFYVNSLNFPLTAASPRSFSIKVGESELIFKESALHTKPFYHFAFNVPANRFMEAKQWATQRVFLNTEEKKDEIYFEAFDAHSFYFKDPAHNIVEYISRHSDCPPSNDPFSSKSLLSIGEINLTTPHVRSVGTQLINSGINVRNNRPLNENFNFLGSGSAFFLVGAPKRRWFFSDRDSEVHPLTVKVNHSLAVALDKKGMLKITQE; from the coding sequence ATGATGATTAATCAAGCTGTCCTGTACACTCATCTACTGGACGAAATGAAGGCTTTTTATGTGAATTCCCTCAATTTCCCATTAACCGCCGCTTCACCGCGTTCTTTTTCCATTAAAGTTGGTGAAAGTGAGCTCATTTTTAAAGAAAGTGCTCTACATACAAAGCCCTTTTACCATTTTGCTTTTAATGTTCCAGCAAACCGCTTTATGGAAGCGAAACAATGGGCTACTCAAAGAGTCTTCCTCAATACAGAAGAGAAGAAAGATGAGATTTATTTTGAAGCATTTGATGCTCATTCGTTTTATTTTAAAGATCCTGCTCATAATATTGTTGAATACATTTCAAGACATTCAGACTGCCCGCCATCCAACGACCCCTTTTCTTCTAAGTCGCTTTTAAGCATAGGAGAAATCAACTTGACAACGCCTCATGTCCGCTCTGTAGGGACACAGCTTATTAACTCGGGTATCAACGTGCGCAACAACAGGCCATTAAACGAGAACTTTAACTTTTTAGGAAGCGGCAGTGCGTTTTTTCTTGTAGGGGCGCCTAAAAGACGGTGGTTTTTTTCGGACCGAGACTCTGAAGTTCATCCATTAACGGTGAAGGTTAATCATTCTCTAGCAGTTGCGTTAGATAAAAAAGGAATGCTGAAGATTACGCAAGAATGA
- a CDS encoding P-loop NTPase family protein, which yields MKRVLVMGVSPGVGKSTFAKKLGKKLDLEVHHLDSLYWQPGWTERDNDSFRELQEHIVKKDSWIIDGNYSNSYDLRVKRADTIIYLELPLIVCVYRVIKRRIVYARKTREDMAKGCPEKVDWSFFTFILTTYRERQKKMRKRFEKLRNDEDCKVFMLMNRKDIENYIQNL from the coding sequence ATGAAAAGAGTGCTGGTAATGGGCGTTTCTCCAGGAGTAGGAAAGTCCACATTTGCCAAGAAATTAGGGAAAAAGCTTGATCTAGAAGTACATCATTTAGACAGCCTGTATTGGCAGCCGGGCTGGACGGAAAGAGACAATGATAGTTTTAGAGAATTGCAGGAGCACATTGTAAAAAAAGACAGCTGGATTATCGACGGGAACTACAGCAATTCGTATGACCTGCGAGTGAAGCGTGCAGATACCATTATTTATTTAGAGCTTCCGCTAATCGTTTGTGTGTACCGAGTGATAAAGCGGAGGATTGTATATGCAAGAAAAACGCGTGAAGATATGGCAAAAGGATGTCCTGAAAAAGTAGATTGGTCATTTTTTACATTTATTCTTACGACGTACAGAGAGCGGCAAAAAAAGATGAGAAAACGGTTTGAAAAGCTTAGAAACGATGAGGATTGCAAGGTTTTTATGCTGATGAACAGAAAGGACATCGAGAACTATATACAAAACCTATAG
- a CDS encoding glucose 1-dehydrogenase encodes MTVDLFSLDGKVAAITGATRGIGRSMAIALAEAGSDIALLQRSKEFLGVKEEIERLGRKCFIVNCDLENASEVSEAISSVVAYFGKLDILVNNAGIQRRSPAVDFAEEDWDAVMNVNLKTVWLLCQQAGRQMLKQGSGKIINMASLLSYQGGITVPAYAAAKGGVAQLTKALSNEWAAKGVNVNGIVPGYIATDMNEALINDETRSRQIIERIPAGRWGQADDFKGAVVFLASDASAYIHGHLLAVDGGWLGR; translated from the coding sequence ATGACAGTAGATTTGTTTTCTTTAGATGGTAAAGTGGCAGCGATTACAGGAGCAACAAGAGGAATTGGAAGATCAATGGCGATTGCTTTGGCAGAAGCAGGTTCGGATATCGCTCTGCTGCAGAGATCAAAGGAATTTCTTGGAGTAAAAGAAGAAATTGAACGTCTGGGAAGAAAATGTTTTATTGTTAATTGTGATCTAGAAAACGCTTCTGAAGTAAGCGAAGCGATCTCATCGGTTGTTGCTTATTTTGGCAAGCTCGATATTTTAGTGAACAACGCGGGCATTCAAAGACGTTCACCCGCTGTAGACTTTGCAGAAGAAGATTGGGACGCTGTTATGAACGTTAATTTAAAAACCGTATGGTTGTTATGTCAGCAGGCGGGCCGCCAAATGCTTAAACAAGGAAGCGGAAAAATCATTAATATGGCATCTTTGCTTTCTTACCAAGGAGGTATTACCGTTCCAGCTTATGCCGCAGCAAAAGGCGGAGTTGCTCAGCTTACAAAGGCTTTATCTAATGAATGGGCAGCAAAAGGCGTAAATGTTAATGGAATTGTACCAGGGTACATTGCTACTGATATGAATGAAGCACTTATTAACGATGAAACGCGCAGCAGACAAATTATTGAACGTATTCCCGCAGGAAGATGGGGACAAGCAGATGATTTTAAGGGAGCGGTCGTCTTTTTAGCATCTGATGCGTCTGCTTATATTCACGGGCACTTGCTTGCCGTAGACGGAGGATGGCTAGGAAGATAA
- a CDS encoding zinc-dependent alcohol dehydrogenase — protein sequence MKAGVYVSETKAVMQQKAKLVIKKGEALVKVSHAGICGTDMMIYFGKHPRAQAPLTMGHEFSGVIEEIRGETEFSLGDRVAVEPTLSCGTCEACVKGQFHVCKKLKLIGIDQDGGFAQYVAVPVNRLHLLPEKLSSEHAALAEPVAVAVHTVRRSRLKVGDQAVILGAGPIGLLIGMIAKRAGAKKVMISDISSYRLTKAKELGFIPIDAAKRDVVKEVRLLTNEVGADVVFEVAGNQITAKQMVETSRIQGEIVVVSVYKSAPEVDLAAMHFKEISLTTTRCYTREDFQTAIDLLANGEIEADSLISHKLQLEDIQAGFEFMQRPDESLKVLFAPNGEENEQ from the coding sequence ATGAAAGCAGGTGTCTACGTTTCAGAAACAAAAGCCGTTATGCAGCAAAAAGCGAAACTGGTTATAAAAAAAGGAGAAGCGCTTGTAAAGGTATCTCATGCTGGAATTTGCGGAACGGATATGATGATTTATTTTGGAAAACACCCTAGAGCACAGGCGCCACTCACTATGGGACATGAATTCAGCGGAGTGATAGAGGAGATCCGAGGAGAAACGGAATTTTCTTTAGGTGACCGCGTAGCAGTTGAGCCTACGCTTAGCTGCGGAACGTGCGAAGCTTGTGTAAAAGGACAGTTTCACGTTTGTAAAAAGTTAAAACTAATCGGCATTGATCAAGATGGAGGTTTTGCGCAGTACGTGGCTGTTCCTGTGAACCGCCTTCACCTCTTGCCAGAGAAACTGTCTAGCGAGCATGCAGCCCTTGCAGAACCTGTAGCGGTTGCCGTACATACAGTGCGACGCTCGCGTTTGAAAGTAGGAGACCAAGCTGTCATTTTAGGGGCAGGACCTATTGGACTGCTAATCGGGATGATTGCGAAACGAGCAGGAGCAAAAAAAGTAATGATCTCAGATATTAGTTCTTATCGCTTAACTAAAGCGAAAGAACTTGGCTTTATACCAATTGATGCAGCGAAAAGAGACGTAGTAAAAGAAGTGCGTTTGCTTACGAATGAAGTCGGTGCAGACGTTGTATTTGAAGTAGCCGGAAATCAAATTACAGCAAAACAAATGGTTGAAACAAGCCGTATTCAAGGAGAGATTGTAGTGGTGAGCGTATACAAAAGCGCTCCAGAAGTAGATTTAGCAGCGATGCACTTTAAAGAAATTTCATTAACTACAACGAGATGTTATACAAGGGAAGATTTTCAGACGGCTATTGATTTACTGGCAAACGGTGAAATAGAAGCAGATTCTTTAATTTCTCATAAACTGCAGCTTGAAGATATTCAAGCGGGGTTTGAGTTTATGCAGCGGCCTGATGAATCACTTAAGGTTTTATTTGCACCAAACGGAGAGGAGAATGAACAATGA
- a CDS encoding GntR family transcriptional regulator: MVNKLRIQIMSGELKKGTILSENQLSSEFGMSRSPIREALRILSNEGLIDLQRMGAVVIGLTTRDLNELYDVRLLLEHFVLERLSEVNHDSLIKKLEQSIDQMKMAAKYDDYVEFAYQDLRFHELVIIEADHKRILKLWESIREIILAALLITTEKRFRDDKAAVLPLIKQHHEMIKALKSQNTERIQDEVKRHFEDTRNTITASLLNEA, encoded by the coding sequence GTGGTAAACAAATTAAGAATTCAAATTATGAGCGGCGAGCTGAAAAAAGGAACCATACTATCAGAAAATCAGCTCTCGTCAGAGTTTGGAATGAGTCGATCTCCTATCAGAGAAGCGCTGCGGATCCTTTCAAACGAAGGGCTCATTGATTTACAGCGAATGGGAGCAGTTGTTATTGGTTTAACAACTAGGGATTTAAACGAGCTGTACGATGTTCGTCTGCTTTTAGAACACTTTGTCTTAGAACGTTTATCTGAAGTCAACCATGATTCGCTTATTAAAAAGCTGGAGCAAAGCATTGATCAAATGAAGATGGCAGCTAAATACGATGACTATGTAGAGTTTGCTTATCAAGATTTGCGGTTTCATGAGCTCGTGATTATCGAAGCAGACCACAAGCGGATATTAAAATTGTGGGAAAGCATCCGTGAAATTATTTTAGCTGCTCTTTTAATTACGACTGAAAAAAGATTTCGAGATGATAAAGCAGCTGTGCTCCCACTGATTAAGCAGCATCATGAAATGATTAAGGCATTAAAGTCTCAAAATACAGAACGCATTCAAGATGAAGTGAAGCGTCACTTTGAAGACACGCGAAATACCATAACAGCTTCACTTTTGAATGAAGCATAA